A genomic region of uncultured Acidilobus sp. JCHS contains the following coding sequences:
- a CDS encoding ABC-type dipeptide/oligopeptide/nickel transport system, permease component gives MSILYAFYYPIVQKLYWDFVNYSASQLRTQLIRQAHGTVNVTYVNQLVDRYRESLISAYGLNKPVMVKYAVQMWNLLTLHFGVTPPGVEYPNYGQTNNIAAIIAVALPRTIILFTTGTVIVIAVGILLGVLAARYQGSAYDKSIPIIAVIHSSLPTWWIGFLLIAGLAYGMHWFPPNGMVAPGLTFSKEPLRYVASLLDHMTLPLLAFFIVNVGGFAYIVRSLTLATTKEDFVLTAKARGLPERKIVYGHVLKTASPSIVTQVMIALASSLGGGMTTEIVFVWPGMGLLTYEAVMESDVSTVMATTYVLTLVLVIALWLNELIKGFLDPRIRASAE, from the coding sequence ATGTCCATACTTTACGCTTTCTACTACCCTATAGTCCAGAAGCTATATTGGGACTTCGTGAACTACAGCGCCAGTCAGCTTAGGACGCAGCTGATCAGGCAGGCCCACGGAACCGTCAACGTGACCTACGTCAACCAGCTGGTTGACAGGTACAGGGAGTCGCTCATCTCCGCTTATGGCCTCAACAAGCCCGTGATGGTCAAGTACGCCGTTCAGATGTGGAACCTGCTGACCCTCCACTTCGGCGTGACGCCGCCAGGCGTCGAGTACCCCAACTACGGTCAGACCAACAACATAGCGGCGATAATAGCGGTCGCCCTGCCCAGGACCATCATCCTCTTCACGACTGGCACCGTCATAGTTATCGCGGTCGGCATACTGCTCGGCGTCCTGGCTGCCAGGTACCAGGGGTCAGCATATGACAAGTCGATACCGATAATTGCGGTCATACACTCAAGCCTTCCGACCTGGTGGATAGGCTTCCTCCTTATAGCGGGCCTAGCCTATGGGATGCATTGGTTCCCGCCGAACGGCATGGTTGCGCCGGGCCTCACCTTCAGCAAGGAGCCGCTGAGGTACGTAGCCAGCCTGTTAGACCACATGACGCTGCCGCTCCTAGCCTTCTTCATAGTCAACGTTGGCGGCTTCGCCTACATCGTCAGGAGCCTCACGCTGGCCACCACAAAGGAGGACTTCGTCCTGACCGCCAAGGCCAGGGGGCTGCCCGAGAGGAAGATAGTGTACGGGCACGTGTTGAAGACCGCCTCGCCCTCAATAGTGACCCAGGTTATGATAGCGCTGGCGAGCTCGCTTGGAGGAGGTATGACGACAGAGATAGTCTTCGTGTGGCCCGGCATGGGGCTCCTGACCTACGAGGCTGTCATGGAGTCCGACGTGTCGACGGTCATGGCCACAACCTACGTCCTCACCCTCGTGCTGGTGATAGCCCTGTGGCTCAACGAGTTGATAAAGGGCTTCCTCGACCCGAGGATCAGGGCCTCGGCTGAGTGA
- a CDS encoding Glycosyltransferase, probably involved in cell wall biogenesis, producing MSAIQDGQLVTTFQQYLQSVHIALNTSAEKAVMVYAAGSALTVGVALLVELVIILQGLPRGEVRRAPRGLPARPFISVIVPTYREGEGLLRTLRSLLSQDYPKYLYEVIVAGEADDPTLPPALEALGLRAEDGYEAKVNGVTVRVSLGQARSGKPAALNRAARLARGDVIGVLDADGVAPPDMLSRAAAALASGYEAVQLPREVEVPEWARKGVRLAYIRGQAAEMRFYNRVLAPALMGFTGSAWLTGTGYFIWRWALRELGGWNPYAPTEDLDLSVRLLASGWRVAFVGGRPITEAPLTSLKAMVRQKERWVRGSLLATAAAVRGVRRTWPLLLFFVMPAWGYLLTPWVALLALAGLSPGLALWTLAWSAAWLVPTVIYYALALRKGGRAVRPLPASIAIYLVAGLLALPKLAFNRYEWRGSRS from the coding sequence TTGTCAGCTATACAGGACGGCCAGCTGGTCACGACCTTTCAACAGTACCTCCAGAGCGTTCACATAGCCCTCAACACCTCAGCCGAGAAGGCCGTGATGGTCTATGCGGCCGGCAGCGCGCTGACGGTGGGGGTGGCACTGCTCGTTGAGCTCGTGATAATACTTCAGGGCCTACCAAGGGGCGAGGTCAGGAGGGCCCCAAGGGGCCTCCCAGCCAGGCCATTCATATCCGTCATAGTTCCGACGTACAGGGAGGGCGAGGGGCTCCTGAGGACCCTCAGGTCCCTCCTAAGCCAGGACTACCCAAAGTACCTCTACGAGGTGATAGTGGCCGGCGAGGCCGACGACCCGACCCTGCCACCTGCCCTCGAGGCCCTGGGGCTGAGGGCCGAGGACGGCTATGAGGCGAAGGTCAACGGGGTCACGGTCAGGGTCTCGCTGGGCCAGGCCAGGTCAGGCAAGCCGGCCGCCCTCAACAGGGCCGCCAGGCTTGCCAGGGGTGACGTAATAGGGGTCCTCGACGCTGACGGCGTGGCTCCCCCTGACATGTTGAGCAGGGCAGCGGCTGCCCTCGCCTCCGGCTATGAGGCTGTCCAGCTCCCACGGGAGGTCGAGGTGCCTGAGTGGGCAAGGAAGGGGGTCAGGCTGGCCTACATCAGGGGCCAGGCCGCAGAGATGAGGTTCTATAACAGGGTGTTGGCCCCCGCCCTCATGGGCTTCACGGGCTCTGCCTGGCTCACGGGCACGGGTTACTTCATATGGAGGTGGGCCCTCAGGGAGCTGGGAGGCTGGAACCCATATGCCCCCACAGAGGACCTGGACCTCTCCGTGAGGCTTTTGGCGTCAGGCTGGAGGGTGGCCTTCGTGGGCGGGAGGCCCATAACTGAGGCCCCGCTCACCTCACTTAAGGCCATGGTGAGGCAGAAGGAGAGGTGGGTCAGGGGCTCCCTCCTAGCGACGGCAGCCGCGGTCAGGGGCGTAAGGAGGACGTGGCCTCTCCTCCTGTTCTTCGTTATGCCCGCCTGGGGCTACCTACTGACGCCCTGGGTGGCGCTCCTTGCCCTGGCTGGCCTGAGCCCGGGCCTCGCCTTGTGGACCCTCGCCTGGAGCGCCGCGTGGCTTGTGCCTACGGTGATCTACTACGCGCTGGCCCTCAGGAAGGGCGGGAGGGCCGTCAGGCCCCTGCCCGCCTCTATAGCCATCTACCTCGTGGCAGGCCTCCTGGCCCTCCCCAAGCTTGCGTTCAACAGGTACGAGTGGAGGGGGTCAAGGTCCTGA
- a CDS encoding UDP-glucose 4-epimerase encodes MLVVTGGAGFIGSHVAELALSRGERVIVVDDLSSGDPMNVPRGAQLMVADVTRPKQLGRVIELARGEEVAIAHLAAVASVVEASRSPARALEVNVVGTANVLELARRLDAYFALASSAAVYGEPSELPLKESSPTRPVSLYGVSKLAAEQVTFSLAAEHGIRASALRLFNVYGPRMKPGPYASVVYNFLTAALRCEAPVVYGDGSATRDFVFVADVAEAFLRAAERRATGVFNVGTGRETSVMVLLDLVSRVTGVRLEPRRAPPRPGDIGRSVADVRLAREALGWSPSVSLEEGLRRTYEWLRTLTPSTRTC; translated from the coding sequence TTGCTGGTAGTCACGGGGGGCGCTGGCTTCATAGGGAGCCATGTGGCCGAGCTTGCGCTGTCAAGGGGCGAGAGGGTAATAGTAGTTGACGACCTGTCCTCTGGAGACCCCATGAACGTGCCCAGGGGGGCCCAGCTAATGGTGGCCGACGTAACTAGGCCTAAGCAGCTGGGCAGGGTCATAGAGCTCGCTAGAGGGGAGGAGGTGGCCATAGCCCACCTGGCAGCTGTCGCAAGCGTTGTTGAGGCCAGCAGGTCCCCCGCCAGGGCCCTCGAGGTCAACGTGGTGGGCACGGCCAACGTCCTTGAGTTAGCGAGGAGGCTTGACGCCTACTTCGCGCTCGCCAGCAGCGCTGCGGTCTACGGGGAGCCCTCAGAGCTCCCCCTTAAGGAGTCCTCGCCCACTAGGCCCGTAAGCCTCTACGGCGTCTCCAAGCTGGCAGCGGAGCAAGTGACCTTCTCGCTGGCTGCCGAGCACGGCATAAGGGCCTCAGCGCTCAGGCTGTTCAACGTGTATGGCCCAAGGATGAAGCCCGGCCCCTACGCCAGCGTTGTCTACAACTTCCTCACGGCCGCCCTCAGGTGCGAGGCCCCTGTGGTCTACGGCGACGGCTCAGCCACCAGGGACTTCGTCTTCGTAGCTGACGTCGCTGAGGCCTTCCTGAGGGCCGCCGAGAGGAGGGCAACGGGGGTCTTCAACGTGGGAACGGGCAGGGAGACCAGCGTCATGGTGCTCCTTGACCTGGTCTCCAGGGTCACCGGCGTCAGGCTCGAGCCCAGGAGGGCCCCTCCCAGGCCAGGAGATATAGGGAGGAGCGTAGCTGACGTCAGGCTCGCCAGGGAGGCCCTGGGCTGGTCCCCCTCGGTAAGCCTCGAGGAGGGCCTCAGGAGGACCTATGAGTGGCTCAGGACCTTGACCCCCTCCACTCGTACCTGTTGA
- a CDS encoding UDP-N-acetylglucosamine:LPS N-acetylglucosamine transferase gives MRALVVASGGGHTGHAVSAAERLIEAGVEVAFVVPEGDSWTEGKVRGLGPVIARTPKFLEPGEGLAVGLLRAPAALLRALARVPRGYDVVIATGSSHSVAAALAAWAKGSDVVIVEATERFLGPSRALRALSPIARLVALQWEEQRAFARKGVVVGPLLGRRAYEPRDEGYVLITAGTYGYRRLFDAAAASGLTDVVIQTGRVDPGPYSRMKGWRAFSFDPDLERLIAGARVVVTHFGRTAVEAACKYGKPTVLAPNPEWVWMRSPVRMREAEMMARRLGASFLPPKRVSPEGLLEAIEEAIRMRPRECEDGALRLAQIISSWAKG, from the coding sequence TTGAGGGCCCTGGTCGTAGCCAGCGGCGGCGGCCACACGGGCCACGCTGTGTCCGCGGCGGAGAGGCTCATCGAGGCCGGCGTCGAGGTGGCCTTCGTTGTGCCCGAGGGCGACAGCTGGACGGAGGGCAAGGTCAGGGGGCTGGGCCCCGTCATCGCCAGGACGCCGAAGTTCCTTGAGCCAGGTGAGGGCCTGGCGGTGGGGCTCCTCAGGGCCCCTGCCGCCCTCCTCAGGGCCCTGGCAAGAGTGCCAAGGGGCTATGACGTAGTTATAGCCACCGGCAGCAGCCACAGCGTCGCGGCCGCCCTGGCGGCTTGGGCCAAGGGCTCGGACGTAGTTATAGTTGAGGCGACCGAGAGGTTCCTGGGGCCCAGCAGGGCCCTCAGGGCGCTCTCGCCCATAGCTAGGCTCGTCGCCCTCCAGTGGGAGGAGCAGAGGGCCTTCGCGAGGAAGGGTGTTGTCGTAGGGCCCCTGCTTGGGAGAAGGGCCTACGAGCCCAGGGACGAGGGCTACGTCCTGATAACGGCCGGCACCTACGGCTACAGGAGGCTCTTCGACGCCGCCGCCGCCTCAGGCCTCACAGACGTGGTTATCCAGACGGGCAGGGTGGACCCAGGGCCGTACAGCAGGATGAAAGGGTGGAGGGCCTTCAGCTTCGACCCAGACCTGGAGAGGCTCATAGCCGGCGCCAGGGTCGTGGTGACCCACTTCGGGAGGACGGCCGTTGAGGCGGCCTGCAAGTACGGCAAGCCCACGGTCCTGGCGCCCAACCCTGAGTGGGTCTGGATGAGGAGCCCTGTCAGGATGAGGGAGGCCGAGATGATGGCCAGGAGGCTCGGCGCCTCCTTCCTTCCCCCCAAGAGGGTGAGCCCTGAGGGGCTTCTGGAGGCCATTGAGGAGGCCATTAGGATGAGGCCAAGGGAGTGCGAGGACGGGGCCTTGAGGCTGGCGCAGATAATATCCTCCTGGGCCAAGGGTTAG
- a CDS encoding putative solute binding protein — MDSRLRALLVGALVIAVSLIVLAPLSARAEQAMQPVSTVILKGYAGSDSAGIQDFKAGLIAFYNYAIPPAKVGAPPPGSVAYEMPSTYYDVLLNPVKYVMSPTGQVMINPFYYQSVRFAINYILDREYFVQSILNGYGIPTLTAYGGEYEMLTTSNVTAQFANVTYNPSYANKTIYKTLTAHGFQYINGKWYYNGSPVTIYVFVRTDTTARYTYATFLISQLQDLGFTVVPIYGDLLKQITMIYGMPPNETSWSVLVEAWGATYGYFDWSLPASFYGAFFGNLPASDAYGTAWGIWNTTSMQEPQLTQELNIIDNLSIILAYSNFTSAEQYYKYVNIITYYGIVTAIRLGLAQGLVPIFVNSQMAQGLIPNFIEGLVTPFSYLTAKAPNGQLVIGVRHLARGSMNPVAGWVDAYSVATASGVFLPITYSIPGNGYPVPVGITYKLVNISVNASIPVPTSALVFNATSMQVGHVPPGTYAKVDVIVNFAPLMQHDRFVDGQPITLADIIEQYLLTCNVSLNPSSPIYDPEAAAVYAPDVQLILGFRIINSTAIEIWSNNWWFDPNVAALGTIADFIGPLGYALPGGGMMPWPLYVAMSQVVAHGLAAWSRGVASEEQVHWLDLVNPTDVGNILKFLQQDAASAYIPAGLLQVQQLSGVQLVNSTFAVQAYQAAINYINTYGNAVIGEGPFMLVSYQPPQYAKLVRNPYFNVSVPSVLALPPIIYSVHLNLPLLGMVPAGGTLTGTVYGTVDGTNQTSTQSGVFVIAQFVSPEGAVLAQENVTSGADGSFTLTVPKSLTPGSYYVVLYAYTPDNILLNPAKYTITVTPVTTTTTPTTTTTTPTTTTTTTTTTSLPTVPTISITSSIPTTTPTTTTTPTTTTTPTTTTTTTTPAKPPSVSTTLVVTAVVVVIVIIAAVALLARRK; from the coding sequence ATGGACTCACGGCTCAGGGCCCTCCTAGTGGGGGCCTTGGTTATCGCTGTGTCACTGATCGTCCTAGCGCCTCTCTCAGCGCGCGCAGAGCAGGCCATGCAGCCAGTTAGCACGGTGATACTGAAGGGCTACGCGGGCTCGGACTCCGCAGGCATACAGGACTTCAAGGCGGGTCTCATAGCTTTCTACAACTACGCCATACCGCCCGCGAAGGTCGGCGCCCCTCCCCCTGGGAGCGTCGCCTACGAGATGCCCTCGACCTACTATGACGTCCTCCTGAACCCCGTGAAGTACGTGATGAGCCCCACGGGCCAGGTGATGATAAACCCGTTCTACTACCAGAGCGTGAGGTTCGCAATTAACTACATACTTGACAGGGAGTACTTCGTCCAGAGCATACTCAACGGCTACGGCATACCGACCCTCACGGCCTACGGCGGCGAGTACGAGATGCTCACCACGTCAAACGTGACGGCCCAGTTCGCGAACGTAACCTACAACCCATCCTACGCCAACAAGACCATATATAAGACATTGACGGCCCACGGCTTCCAGTACATAAACGGGAAGTGGTACTACAACGGGAGCCCCGTGACGATATACGTCTTCGTCAGGACCGACACGACCGCTAGGTACACCTACGCCACGTTCCTGATAAGCCAGCTCCAGGACCTGGGCTTCACCGTAGTCCCGATCTACGGCGACCTGCTCAAGCAGATAACTATGATATACGGGATGCCGCCGAACGAGACGAGCTGGAGCGTGCTGGTGGAGGCCTGGGGAGCCACGTACGGCTACTTCGACTGGAGCCTGCCCGCCAGCTTCTACGGCGCCTTCTTCGGTAACCTGCCCGCCAGCGACGCCTACGGCACGGCCTGGGGCATCTGGAACACGACAAGCATGCAGGAGCCCCAGCTGACCCAGGAGCTCAACATAATCGATAACCTAAGTATCATACTAGCCTACAGCAACTTCACGAGCGCGGAGCAGTACTACAAGTACGTTAACATAATAACCTACTACGGCATAGTGACGGCCATAAGGCTGGGCCTGGCCCAGGGCCTGGTGCCCATCTTCGTGAACAGCCAGATGGCGCAGGGCCTGATACCCAACTTCATAGAGGGCCTGGTCACGCCGTTCAGCTACCTGACCGCCAAGGCGCCCAACGGGCAGCTGGTCATAGGGGTGAGGCACCTGGCCAGGGGTTCAATGAACCCCGTCGCCGGCTGGGTCGACGCCTATAGCGTGGCCACGGCCTCGGGCGTGTTCCTGCCCATAACCTATAGCATACCTGGCAACGGCTACCCCGTGCCCGTCGGCATAACCTACAAGCTCGTTAACATCAGCGTAAACGCGAGCATACCAGTGCCCACGTCGGCCCTCGTCTTCAACGCCACCTCCATGCAGGTTGGGCACGTGCCCCCTGGCACCTACGCCAAGGTTGACGTTATAGTTAACTTCGCCCCGCTGATGCAGCACGACAGGTTCGTCGACGGCCAGCCCATAACCCTGGCCGACATCATCGAGCAGTACCTGTTGACCTGTAACGTGAGCCTGAACCCGAGCAGCCCGATCTATGACCCGGAGGCGGCCGCTGTCTACGCCCCAGACGTGCAGCTGATACTCGGCTTCAGGATAATCAACAGCACGGCCATAGAGATCTGGAGCAACAACTGGTGGTTCGACCCGAACGTCGCAGCCCTGGGCACTATAGCTGACTTCATTGGGCCCCTCGGCTACGCCCTGCCAGGAGGAGGCATGATGCCGTGGCCGCTCTACGTGGCCATGTCCCAGGTGGTCGCCCACGGCCTTGCTGCCTGGAGCAGGGGCGTGGCCTCAGAGGAGCAGGTCCACTGGCTTGACCTGGTCAACCCGACCGACGTCGGCAACATACTGAAGTTCCTGCAGCAGGACGCTGCCTCGGCCTACATACCTGCGGGACTGCTGCAGGTGCAGCAGCTGAGCGGCGTCCAGCTGGTCAACAGCACGTTTGCGGTCCAGGCCTACCAGGCCGCCATCAACTACATCAACACCTATGGCAACGCAGTCATAGGTGAGGGGCCGTTCATGCTGGTCTCCTACCAGCCGCCTCAGTACGCCAAGCTTGTGAGGAACCCGTACTTCAACGTCTCCGTACCCAGCGTCCTGGCCCTGCCGCCAATTATATACAGCGTGCACCTGAACCTGCCTCTGCTCGGCATGGTGCCGGCGGGCGGCACCCTGACGGGCACGGTCTACGGCACAGTTGACGGCACGAACCAGACCAGCACTCAGAGCGGGGTGTTCGTCATAGCCCAGTTCGTGAGCCCCGAGGGCGCTGTGCTGGCCCAGGAGAACGTAACGAGCGGGGCGGACGGAAGCTTCACCCTGACCGTGCCGAAGTCCCTGACGCCGGGCAGCTACTACGTGGTACTTTACGCCTACACGCCTGACAACATACTCCTTAACCCAGCTAAGTACACTATAACAGTCACACCCGTTACGACCACCACCACACCAACCACGACCACCACCACACCAACCACGACCACCACCACGACCACAACAACGTCGTTGCCTACAGTGCCAACGATATCAATAACCTCCAGCATTCCGACCACCACACCAACCACGACCACCACACCAACCACGACCACCACACCAACCACGACCACCACCACGACCACACCGGCTAAGCCGCCATCTGTTTCAACGACGCTTGTGGTGACGGCCGTAGTTGTAGTAATAGTTATAATAGCTGCCGTGGCCCTCCTGGCCAGGAGAAAGTGA